ATCCCTACTTCAAAGGAGAGTGGGTGCGATAAAAAGGAAGGTGCGCAAAAGCCAAATCAAACCCTTTGAGAACTGAACCTCCAAAATAATGCAGGAGGGGAGTACGGATTAAGTTGCACGAAAAAGGGGCCTTCCAATCTTTTGGATACCCCCTTCTAATTTTATACAAACTTACAATTGTGTCGACCTCAGGAAAAAGGATCAAGACCTGACGTTCATTTATTTTTCAACTGTCTTGATCTCAAATAATGTATTCCATAACTTCCCTGTTATAAAAAGACGTTTTCCAGCTTGATCGTAAGCAATTCCATTCAATTCATTGTCATAAGCGGAAGTATGCTCATAGATACCAACAAGATTAATCCGTCCTTCTACCGCTCCTGTTTGAGGATTGATAATAACAATAACATCCTTTTGATAGACATTTGCGTAGACTTTGCCGTCTATATATTCCAGTTCATTAAGTTCATCCACCGGCCCAGCTTCATCGTAAACTCCGATAGCATTTAGCTCCTTACCGGTTGTTGCATCTAAAAAGAATAATTTATTGGAGCCGTCAGACTTTATCAAATGCTGTCCATCGTAAGTCAAGCCCCATCCTTCTTTACTATTTTCATATTTAAAGGAACTTTCCTTGACAAAAGAGTTTTTATCAAAGACATATCCTTCTCCCTGTTGCCAAGTCAACATAAATAACTTATTACCAACCAATGTCATTCCTTCGGCAAAAGTCTTTTCATCAAATTTGATCTCTTGGAGTACTTTGCCTGTTTTTAGATCGACCTTTCTCAAGTTGGACTCTCCATAACGGCCATTGGATTCGTAGAGAATACCATCCGCAAACTGTAGCCCTTGTGTAAAAGCTGTGGTATCGTGCGGGTATTTGTTGACCACCTCAAAACCATAGTTCTTCGCATTTTCAGGTACAACATAAAATGTACTTGAAACAGAATCGGGTTTTCCAGCATTGTATACCAGGGCGGAAATATTACGTGTACCATAGGCCATGTCTTTGGTATCAACTGTAATTGCCGTTGTGTCAGTTGATGACCCAACATGTTTATCATCTACAAAATAAGCCACAGAGTCCATTGATACGGATTCAAATTTCAATTTCAATTGGACCTGAGCACCTTTTAAAACAGCTTGATTTGCTCCAGGAGATGCAAATTCCAAACTTGATTTTTTTGACTTACAAGAAGCAAAAGCTAGTGCTGCAATTGCCATAAAATAAGTGATTTTTCTCATCTATGTATAGTTATTTATAAGTAAGTATTCTTAACTGTCCCAAAA
The Sphingobacterium multivorum genome window above contains:
- a CDS encoding glutaminyl-peptide cyclotransferase; translated protein: MRKITYFMAIAALAFASCKSKKSSLEFASPGANQAVLKGAQVQLKLKFESVSMDSVAYFVDDKHVGSSTDTTAITVDTKDMAYGTRNISALVYNAGKPDSVSSTFYVVPENAKNYGFEVVNKYPHDTTAFTQGLQFADGILYESNGRYGESNLRKVDLKTGKVLQEIKFDEKTFAEGMTLVGNKLFMLTWQQGEGYVFDKNSFVKESSFKYENSKEGWGLTYDGQHLIKSDGSNKLFFLDATTGKELNAIGVYDEAGPVDELNELEYIDGKVYANVYQKDVIVIINPQTGAVEGRINLVGIYEHTSAYDNELNGIAYDQAGKRLFITGKLWNTLFEIKTVEK